The Streptomyces sp. NBC_01268 genome segment GCGAGCTGAAGCGCCTCGGCGACGACGACGTCCTGCTGGGCTGAGAGGGAAGTTCCACCGTGACTGTCACTGAACTGCTGTCGTACGAAGCGGCGCTCGCCACGTACGACCCCGTCATGGGCCTTGAGGTCCATGTCGAGCTGGGCACCAAGACCAAGATGTTCTGCGGATGCTCGACCGAGCTCGGCCAGGACGCCAACACGCAGACCTGCCCGACCTGCCTCGGTCTGCCGGGCGCGCTGCCGGTCGTCAACGCGATCGGCGTCGAGTCCGCCATCAAGATCGGTCTCGCGCTGAACTGCGAGATCGCCGAGTGGTGCCGCTTCGCCCGGAAGAACTACTTCTATCCGGACATGCCGAAGAACTTCCAGACCTCCCAGTACGACGAGCCCATCGCCTTCGACGGCTACCTGGACGTCCAGCTGGAGGACGGCGAGATCTTCCGCGTGGAGATCGAGCGCGCCCACATGGAGGAGGACACCGGCAAGTCCACCCACATCGGTGGCGCGACCGGCCGCATCCACGGCGCCTCGCACTCGCTGCTCGACTACAACCGGGCCGGCATCCCGCTCATCGAGATCGTCACCAAGCCGATCGTCGGTGCGGGCGAGCGTGCTCCCGAGGTCGCCAAGGCGTACGTCGCGGAGCTGCGCGAGCTGATCCGTGCCCTGGGCGTCTCCGAGGCGCGCATGGACAAGGGCCAGATGCGCTGCGACGTCAACCTGTCGCTGATGCCGAAGGGTTCGAGCACCTTCGGTACGCGTTCGGAGACGAAGAACGTCAACTCGCTGCGCTCCGTGGAGCGGGCGGCGCGCTTCGAGGTCCAGCGCCACGCGGCCGTCCTGCAGTCCGGCGGCTCGATCCTGCAGGAGACCCGTCACTTCCACGAGGACGACGGCAGCACCACCTCCGGCCGGATCAAGGACAACGCCGAGGACTACCGCTACTTCCCCGAGCCGGACCTGGTCCCGGTCGCCCCGGCCCGTGCCTGGGTCGAGGAGCTCCGGGCGGCTCTGCCGGAGCTGCCGCGGGTGCGCCGCAACCGGCTGCGCGAGGAGTGGGGCGTGTCCGAGCTGGACATGCAGGCCATCCTCAACGCGGGCGCGGTCGACCCGATCGTCGCCACGACCGAGGCGGGCGCCGACGCGGCGTCGGCGCGGAAGTGGTGGATGGGCGAGCTGGCCCGCAACGCCAACGAGCAGGGTGTCGCGCTCGACGAGCTCCCGATCACCCCGGCGGACGTCGCCCGCGTGTCGGCCCTGGTCGCCTCCGGCGACCTGAACGACAAGCTGGCCCGCCAGGTCATCGAGGGCGTCCTCGCCGGCGAGGGCACCCCGGACGAGGTCGTCGAGAAGCGCGGCCTGAAGGTCGTCTCGGACGACGGCGCGCTCGGCACGGCCGTCGACGAGGCCATCGCGGGCAACGCGGCCATCGCCGACAAGATCCGCGGCGGCAAGGTCGCGGCGGTCGGCGCACTGGTCGGCGCGGTCATGAAGGCCACGCGCGGTCAGGCCGACGCGGCGCGCGTGAAGGACCTGATCCTGGAGAAGCTGGGCGTCAGCGAGGGCTGATCCGGCTTTCCCGTACGGGCACGTGGGCGCCCCGCACCGGAGCTTCGGCTTCCGGGCGGGGCGCCCTGTCGTGTGCGGAGGCCGTGTGGATACGATCGCGCAGATCAGCAGGTGATCTTCCTGCCGCCTTCACATCCGAACCGTACGGGGGAACGCATGTCCGCCTCTCGCAGAGCCCTGGCACTCGTGGCCACGGGTTGTCTGTCCCTGATAGGCCTCCAGGCCGGTCCGCTCGCGGCGGAGGCCGCCGCGGCCACCGACAGCGGCCAGTTCCAGGGAGTCAACTGGGCCGACCCGCGGGACAACTACGCGAGCGACGAGCTGGTCCTGTCGGGTCTGTCGAAGACCGACGACTTCCCGACCACCTACGCCAAGTCCGCCGCGATCGTCGGCCAGTTCCAGAGCAAGTTCGGCGTGAACACGGTCCGGATGCCCGTCAACCCGGCCACCGTCAACGGCTCGTACTGGCAGTCGTACACGGGAGCCATCGACGCCGCCGTGCACAAGGGCGCCAAGGTCCTGCTCGGCTACTGGGAGGCCCCGGAGACGAAGGACGGGCGGATCGACGACCAGGCGTCGTACGACGCCATGTGGTCGACGATCATCGCCAAGTACGGCGACTCCCGCCAGGTCTACTTCGAGCCGATGAACGAGCCGTTCGGCTACTCGGCCGCGCAGTGGACCGACGTGGCCGCGCGCTGGCTGACCGACCACGGCCAGAACATCGCGCGCGAGCGCGTCTTCGTCGGCGGCTCCGGCTACAGCGAGGACGTGCGCCCGGTGTGCGCCGACTCCCGCCTGGCCGGCACCCACCTCTCCCTGCACCACTACGGCTTCTGGCACGGCGACTGGAAGGACCGCGCCCAGTGGGCGGCCGACCTGCGCACCAAGGTCGGCGGCTGCGCCTCCCGTACGGTCCTCACCGAGTTCGGCGCCAACCTGGCCAGCGGCCTCGACTACAACGGCCCGACGAACGGCTCCCACGAGATCGCCTACCTCCAGGGCGACACGGACACCCTGCGCGAGCTCGGCATGGGCTCGGTCTACTGGCCGGGGCTGCGCAACGGCGACTGGTACAGCCTCACCGAGCTCCAGGGCACCGGTACGGACCTGACGCTGCGCACCACCAACCAGTCCGCCGCCGACCGGCTCGCCTGGGCCTGGTTCGGCACCGGCCGTCCGTCCGTCGCGAACGGCGTGCTGCGCGGTGTCGGTTCCGGCCACTGCCTGGACGTGCCCGGCGCCTCGAAGGAGGCCGGCAGCTCGCTGATCGTCTGGTGGTGCACCGCCGGCTCGGCCAACCAGCAGTGGGCGTACACCCCCGAGAAGGAGCTGCGCGTCT includes the following:
- a CDS encoding ricin-type beta-trefoil lectin domain protein, yielding MSASRRALALVATGCLSLIGLQAGPLAAEAAAATDSGQFQGVNWADPRDNYASDELVLSGLSKTDDFPTTYAKSAAIVGQFQSKFGVNTVRMPVNPATVNGSYWQSYTGAIDAAVHKGAKVLLGYWEAPETKDGRIDDQASYDAMWSTIIAKYGDSRQVYFEPMNEPFGYSAAQWTDVAARWLTDHGQNIARERVFVGGSGYSEDVRPVCADSRLAGTHLSLHHYGFWHGDWKDRAQWAADLRTKVGGCASRTVLTEFGANLASGLDYNGPTNGSHEIAYLQGDTDTLRELGMGSVYWPGLRNGDWYSLTELQGTGTDLTLRTTNQSAADRLAWAWFGTGRPSVANGVLRGVGSGHCLDVPGASKEAGSSLIVWWCTAGSANQQWAYTPEKELRVYGNMCLDADHGTRALIIWYCNGGDNQKWNLNADGTVTNQFNGMNLDVSGEATAPGSSVALWYGNSGSNQKWQRS
- the gatB gene encoding Asp-tRNA(Asn)/Glu-tRNA(Gln) amidotransferase subunit GatB; its protein translation is MTVTELLSYEAALATYDPVMGLEVHVELGTKTKMFCGCSTELGQDANTQTCPTCLGLPGALPVVNAIGVESAIKIGLALNCEIAEWCRFARKNYFYPDMPKNFQTSQYDEPIAFDGYLDVQLEDGEIFRVEIERAHMEEDTGKSTHIGGATGRIHGASHSLLDYNRAGIPLIEIVTKPIVGAGERAPEVAKAYVAELRELIRALGVSEARMDKGQMRCDVNLSLMPKGSSTFGTRSETKNVNSLRSVERAARFEVQRHAAVLQSGGSILQETRHFHEDDGSTTSGRIKDNAEDYRYFPEPDLVPVAPARAWVEELRAALPELPRVRRNRLREEWGVSELDMQAILNAGAVDPIVATTEAGADAASARKWWMGELARNANEQGVALDELPITPADVARVSALVASGDLNDKLARQVIEGVLAGEGTPDEVVEKRGLKVVSDDGALGTAVDEAIAGNAAIADKIRGGKVAAVGALVGAVMKATRGQADAARVKDLILEKLGVSEG